The proteins below come from a single Fastidiosipila sanguinis genomic window:
- a CDS encoding Tm-1-like ATP-binding domain-containing protein has translation MSRKKTIAVVGTFDTKGKELSYIKDVIESLGADTLCIDTGIFETDFDIDITCGELAREVDADIHKLRERNDRGENVDTQCRALEKLLPRLYAEDKIDAAISAGGSGGTSIVAPAFRALPIGVPKIIVSTMAASSTGHTYIGESDLILIPSIVDVAGLNSISTQIYDNAAKAIVGMASLEHENTHENKPLIAATMFGNTTPAVNYAREYMEEQGYEVLVFHATGSGGKTMEHLIDQGFFDGVLDITTTEWNDELFGGVLAAGPNRLESAGKLGVPQIVSVGAIDEINFGHIDTLPEAMKSRNIYKHNPMVTLVRTTPEENKAAGEEIAEKLNMSNGPTVLIYPLKGNGYLSEEGMPFYDAEADAALLQALRDNLDPEKVTLIELDTHINTKEFGEACAKKLLELLGK, from the coding sequence GATACCAAAGGGAAAGAGTTATCTTACATAAAAGATGTAATTGAAAGCTTAGGTGCTGATACCCTCTGTATCGATACAGGTATATTTGAAACAGATTTTGATATTGATATTACTTGTGGTGAATTAGCCAGAGAAGTCGATGCAGATATTCATAAATTGCGTGAAAGAAACGATCGTGGTGAAAATGTTGACACTCAATGCAGAGCTCTAGAAAAATTATTGCCAAGATTATATGCAGAGGATAAGATTGATGCAGCTATCTCTGCTGGAGGTTCTGGTGGTACTTCTATCGTTGCTCCAGCATTCCGTGCCTTGCCAATCGGAGTTCCAAAAATAATAGTCTCCACAATGGCAGCTTCAAGTACAGGTCATACATATATAGGTGAAAGTGATTTAATCCTTATTCCATCAATTGTTGACGTTGCTGGTCTAAACTCAATTTCTACACAGATCTATGATAACGCAGCCAAAGCTATAGTCGGTATGGCATCTCTTGAGCACGAAAACACGCACGAAAACAAACCTTTAATCGCAGCTACAATGTTTGGTAATACAACACCAGCAGTTAACTATGCACGTGAATATATGGAAGAACAAGGTTATGAAGTTCTAGTATTCCACGCTACAGGTTCTGGTGGTAAGACTATGGAACACTTAATCGACCAAGGTTTCTTCGATGGTGTACTAGATATTACAACAACAGAATGGAATGACGAATTGTTCGGCGGTGTTTTAGCAGCTGGTCCAAATAGATTAGAGTCCGCAGGTAAATTAGGTGTACCTCAAATAGTTTCTGTTGGTGCTATTGATGAAATCAACTTCGGCCACATCGATACTTTGCCAGAAGCAATGAAATCTAGAAATATTTACAAACACAACCCTATGGTTACTCTAGTCAGAACAACCCCAGAAGAAAACAAAGCTGCAGGTGAGGAAATTGCAGAAAAACTCAATATGTCAAACGGTCCTACAGTTCTTATTTACCCACTCAAAGGTAACGGTTATCTATCTGAAGAAGGTATGCCATTCTATGATGCCGAAGCAGATGCAGCCTTGTTACAAGCATTACGAGATAATTTAGATCCTGAAAAAGTCACTCTAATAGAACTAGATACACACATTAACACTAAAGAATTTGGTGAAGCATGTGCTAAGAAACTTCTAGAATTATTAGGCAAGTAA
- a CDS encoding phosphoenolpyruvate hydrolase family protein, with translation MNNLSRKEIMEKFKQQVESGEMLLGVGAGTGITAKSSEAGGADMFIIYNSGRYRMAGRGSLAGLLAYGDANQIVTEMAGEVIPVVKNTPVLAGVNGTDPFRNMPYFLKQLKEMGFDGVQNFPTVGLIDGTFRQNLEETGMGYDLEVEMIRHAHELDMLTTPYVFNADDARKMAEAGADILVAHMGLTTSGTIGAETSKTLDDCVKLIDEIAAAGREVNPDIMVIAHGGPIAEPEEAKYVVENCENIQGFFGASSIERLAAERGIKEQTESFKDIKLK, from the coding sequence ATGAATAATTTAAGCAGAAAAGAAATAATGGAAAAATTTAAACAACAAGTAGAATCAGGCGAAATGCTACTTGGTGTCGGTGCTGGTACAGGTATCACAGCTAAATCAAGTGAAGCCGGTGGCGCTGACATGTTCATTATCTATAACTCTGGTCGTTATAGAATGGCTGGTAGAGGTTCACTCGCAGGCTTACTCGCATACGGAGATGCTAACCAAATAGTTACTGAAATGGCAGGCGAAGTTATTCCAGTAGTTAAAAACACCCCTGTACTAGCAGGTGTTAACGGTACTGACCCATTCAGAAATATGCCTTACTTCTTGAAACAATTAAAAGAAATGGGATTTGACGGTGTACAAAACTTCCCTACTGTAGGTCTTATTGACGGTACCTTCAGACAAAACCTAGAAGAAACAGGTATGGGCTACGACCTAGAAGTTGAAATGATTAGACACGCACACGAGCTAGACATGTTGACAACTCCTTATGTCTTCAATGCTGACGATGCACGCAAAATGGCAGAAGCTGGCGCAGATATTCTAGTTGCTCACATGGGTCTTACAACATCAGGTACTATCGGTGCTGAAACATCCAAGACTCTAGACGACTGTGTTAAATTAATTGATGAAATCGCAGCTGCTGGACGTGAGGTAAATCCAGATATTATGGTAATTGCTCACGGTGGTCCTATCGCAGAACCAGAAGAAGCAAAATACGTAGTAGAAAATTGCGAAAATATTCAAGGTTTCTTCGGAGCTTCAAGTATTGAGAGATTAGCTGCAGAGCGTGGCATCAAAGAGCAAACAGAAAGCTTCAAGGATATTAAGTTGAAGTAA